In one window of Duganella dendranthematis DNA:
- the ligA gene encoding NAD-dependent DNA ligase LigA produces the protein MTEVDFKTRIEQLSAELNRHLHAYHVEDAPTIPDAEYDKLFITLQKLEEEYPELALPDSPTKRVGAAPLPQFDQVTHTVPMLSLNNGFSDEDIENFDRRVREGLDTAALVEYAAEVKYDGLAINLRYIDGVLAQAATRGDGYTGEDVTANIRTIRSIPLRLKTDNPPAILDVRGEVLMFKRDFQALNARQREAGQKEFANPRNAAAGSLRQLDSRITASRKLSFFAYGVGALEGAEMPLSHSALLDWYRQLGLPVAKEASLVRGYDGLMAYYKQIGDARPGMPYEIDGVVYKANLLADQRALGFVSRAPRFALAHKFPAEEALTVVQAIEVQVGRTGAITPVARLASVFVGGVNVTNATLHNEDEVRRKDVRVGDTVIVRRAGDVIPEVLAVVLERRPTPEPAQYVLPKTCPVCGSHVVREEGEAIARCSGGLFCSAQRKEAIRHFAGRRMMDIEGLGDRYIDSLVEWGKVQRVADLYSLKLEDLLEMKRLADERDGTTPETVAKGKIATKWADNLLEAIAASKNPPLERLLFALGIRHVGESTAKTLAEWLGRFDLIRRVPAALLRVLPDIGGTVAESIADFFAEEKNQEAIDALLAAGVAPKDEHPPSAKLREKLDTVKLMAALAIPKLTEPRSKQLVEEGVTLEALAYLQVFNVFGLPATVSDALEAWMSEPANRAQVKALHLLRNDLLAQLPETVAAEGHLTGKTFVLTGTLPNMGRDQAAALIEAEGGKISGSVSKKTHYLVAGADAGSKLAKAQELEVTILDEAGLLELLAQK, from the coding sequence ATGACGGAAGTAGATTTCAAAACGCGCATCGAGCAACTCAGCGCGGAGCTGAACCGGCATTTGCACGCCTATCATGTGGAAGACGCGCCGACTATTCCGGACGCGGAGTATGACAAGCTGTTTATCACGCTGCAAAAGCTGGAGGAAGAATACCCCGAGCTGGCGCTGCCGGACTCGCCGACCAAGCGCGTAGGCGCGGCCCCGCTGCCGCAGTTCGACCAAGTCACGCACACGGTGCCGATGCTGTCGCTGAATAACGGCTTCAGCGACGAGGATATCGAGAACTTCGACCGCCGCGTGCGCGAAGGCCTGGATACGGCCGCACTGGTGGAATACGCAGCCGAAGTAAAGTACGATGGCCTGGCCATCAACCTGCGCTATATCGATGGCGTTCTGGCGCAGGCGGCCACGCGCGGCGACGGCTACACCGGCGAGGATGTCACCGCCAATATCCGCACCATCCGTAGCATCCCTTTGCGCCTGAAGACCGACAACCCGCCCGCCATCCTTGATGTGCGCGGCGAAGTGCTGATGTTCAAGCGCGATTTCCAAGCGTTGAATGCCCGCCAGCGCGAAGCGGGACAGAAGGAATTCGCCAACCCGCGCAACGCCGCGGCGGGCAGCCTGCGACAGCTGGATTCACGCATCACCGCCTCGCGCAAACTGAGTTTCTTTGCCTATGGCGTCGGCGCGCTGGAAGGCGCCGAGATGCCGCTGTCGCATTCCGCGCTGCTGGACTGGTATCGCCAGCTTGGCCTGCCGGTGGCCAAGGAAGCCTCGCTGGTGCGCGGCTACGATGGCCTGATGGCGTACTACAAGCAGATCGGCGACGCCCGTCCAGGCATGCCGTACGAGATCGACGGCGTGGTCTACAAGGCCAACCTGCTGGCCGACCAGCGCGCGCTGGGCTTCGTTTCGCGTGCGCCGCGTTTCGCGCTGGCGCACAAATTCCCGGCCGAAGAAGCGCTGACCGTCGTGCAGGCGATTGAAGTGCAGGTCGGCCGCACCGGCGCGATTACGCCGGTGGCGCGGCTGGCGTCCGTGTTCGTCGGTGGCGTCAACGTTACGAACGCTACGCTGCACAATGAAGATGAGGTGCGCCGCAAGGACGTGCGCGTTGGCGACACCGTCATCGTGCGGCGCGCCGGCGACGTGATTCCTGAGGTGCTGGCGGTGGTGCTGGAGCGTCGTCCAACGCCGGAGCCGGCGCAATACGTGCTGCCGAAAACCTGCCCGGTGTGCGGCTCGCACGTTGTGCGCGAAGAGGGCGAGGCGATTGCGCGCTGCTCCGGTGGCCTGTTCTGTTCCGCGCAGCGCAAGGAAGCCATACGCCACTTCGCCGGCCGTCGCATGATGGACATCGAAGGCCTGGGCGACCGCTACATCGACAGTCTGGTCGAATGGGGCAAGGTGCAGCGCGTGGCCGACCTGTATTCGCTGAAGCTGGAAGACCTGCTGGAAATGAAGCGCCTCGCCGATGAACGCGATGGCACGACGCCGGAGACGGTCGCCAAGGGCAAGATCGCCACCAAGTGGGCGGACAATCTGCTGGAGGCCATCGCCGCCAGCAAGAATCCGCCGCTGGAGCGCCTGCTGTTCGCGCTGGGCATCCGCCACGTCGGCGAGTCCACCGCCAAGACGCTGGCCGAGTGGCTGGGCCGCTTTGACCTCATCCGCCGCGTGCCGGCCGCGCTGCTGCGCGTGCTGCCCGATATTGGCGGCACCGTGGCTGAATCGATCGCCGACTTCTTCGCCGAAGAGAAGAACCAGGAAGCCATCGATGCACTGCTGGCCGCCGGTGTGGCGCCGAAAGACGAGCATCCGCCAAGCGCCAAGCTGCGCGAAAAGCTGGACACGGTCAAGCTGATGGCGGCGCTGGCGATTCCCAAATTGACGGAACCGCGCAGCAAGCAGCTGGTGGAAGAAGGCGTGACGCTGGAAGCGCTGGCTTACCTGCAGGTGTTCAACGTCTTCGGCCTGCCGGCCACTGTATCGGATGCGCTTGAGGCGTGGATGTCGGAGCCGGCTAACCGCGCGCAAGTCAAGGCGCTGCATCTGCTGCGCAACGACCTGCTGGCGCAGCTGCCGGAAACAGTGGCCGCCGAAGGTCACCTGACCGGCAAAACCTTTGTATTAACCGGCACCTTGCCGAATATGGGCCGCGACCAGGCTGCTGCGCTGATTGAAGCGGAGGGCGGCAAGATCTCCGGTTCGGTCTCGAAAAAAACACACTATCTGGTTGCCGGCGCAGACGCCGGCAGCAAACTGGCCAAAGCACAAGAGCTGGAAGTCACCATTTTGGATGAAGCCGGCCTGCTCGAACTCCTCGCACAAAAATAA